The Streptomyces sp. YIM 121038 genome includes a window with the following:
- a CDS encoding non-ribosomal peptide synthetase, with protein MEGAHAVNDVAGTSLTAYQRDIWVGARRAPESPQFNCVLWDRIEGRVDLGALLACAERALRGHEALGLRFDEYEGAPRQRVAPEPLRVRVRDFSDGPDATERCAAWRERSLARALPLTGGGPLVEATVLVEGPEVVHLHIKAHHLVADGWAFDLLSRQILQDYRRRAHGDGRPAPAGTSSYLAWADEEARYRNGAEHARDEAFHRRALDGATPALFTRTPAAGGHRVRHAFVVEGPLVERLKSAGLSPFAYVAAVLGSYLARVHRSEETILGIPFHNRPAAGQHGIVGQFANTLPLRIAVGGTRTVRELAAAVRETVDTLRPHQRLALGDVLRALPSAAGPRQLFDVTLSYLRYDRSEGLPDLAWRTSMLAVGHDTDALAVTVQAFDGVADMRVELDGAGDVFDADFPLAAAARQLKTLMENGLDALDRPAATVEMLTPADRADLTAVRGHGPKMPFADRATLHGLFEAQAARRPDQVAVTGHAGETLTYAELDARADRVARALRADGVGRDDRVAVVMPRCPQLFVALLGILKAGGAYVPVDPRHPADRVRFLLADSSAKVVVVADEAPLTGVPDELPVRSVGDLLHRGDLLKDSGPPAERTGTPSPTATADDLAYVIYTSGSTGRPKGVLVEHRSVVNRLAWMQRTYPLGEGDVLLQKTPISFDVSVWELFWWAIEGASVALLPPGGEQDPREILRTIGRRGISKVHFVPSILGPFLDLLEEEPTSRADVASLRHVFCSGEALPAARVDQFNRLFGPDPAVRLVNLYGPTEATIDVSYHDCPSDPAHPVTRVPIGRPIDNIQLYVLDPAGLPQPVGVPGELCVGGVGVARGYLGRADLTAEKFIDDPFTPGGRLYRTGDLTRWLADGSVAYLGRIDAQVKIRGNRVEPGEAARALADVPGVRDAVVVDHTTPRRGTHLIGYYVAETAIPAQRLRDHLAQTLPAFMIPARFLRIDGIPLTPNGKADRRALPLPEADADQAAGEQPLDATQAALAEIWARVLDVERVGIHDDYFALGGDSILMLKVRAEAEKRGLRFTLSELFQHPTVAQLAARTTAHHGDADETDPEPEPFALLPEADRARLTGEADAFPLTRLQLGLLYHSREHEGSARYKDVFQYTLDMPWHHDAFHRSFDRLTARHPVLRSSMDLAGFTEPLQIVHHRLPGALDVADLRALSRGAADAEVRRHVEERRHHPYPLDGTPLYLLRAHLRGTGVELVLSFHHALLDGASVANLLRELLQDYAHELGLGTAPVPASTPPSPAAYAYAERRALADDAARRHFRDTLAHSGPPRIDGLGPHLPHGEHSAVAHRADLPRALVRRLRAVAAEHTLPVKSLLFATHCLTLSALASSRDITTGLITHGRVERAHAERAVGLFLNTVPLRVDTARDSWLDVAREALRQERDSHPHRRYPLSAVEEHHGGPVVDSAFNYVHFHQLAGLAELPGIELRSLRTWEESNFRLLVNAVTEPDGNHTWLRVDADGSTFCAAQAALYAQHYLEILTRLAEEPHARPDFTFLAAPVPSTAPKAHPSVVERFAEQVTRTPQATALVRGQDRWSYTDLNTAADHVARQLRTAGTPTGARVALAMDRSPHTVAVLLGVLKAGAAVVPLDTNYPAPRLAAMLAEARPFRVIATARHAHLAGDVPLLPAGDLTRPRPDTAGRQQDGEPGARPGPEGTAPDSVGAGAARGRIDPGHTAYVLFTSGSTGRPKGVAMPHRSLANLVAWQLAASSGATGGSTLQYAPLSFDVSFQEIFSTLCGGGTLHLVGEAERHDMPALLRLIDQEGIQRVFLPYVALQHMAETSGALGLVPRGLRVLISSGEQLRVTPEIRRLCAALPGVILENQYGPTETHVATSHTMAGDPAAFPALPPIGVSVEGAEAHVLDEELRPLPAGARGEIHLGGACLADGYEGQPELTDERFVPSPFTPSGRLYRTGDLGLVLPDGGIVCVGRADSQVKVRGFRVEPAEVELALHELTAYRGHVREAAVVARQREGGDCFLAAFLTGDADRVDLDALRGELRGVLPDFMVPAHLEWIPRLPLTPSGKRDDAALRAMPLARRAVTRAHAPDALEEELTRLLADLLGLPDVAPYDSLFELGGTSLTAMRLAVQIEQRYQLVIPLATLVAEPTAAALATRLRSGRAATAFNPLVPIRTGGSRTPLFVVHPMGGNVLCYLPFARHLPDDQPLYALQAAGTHQGTAPLDSVEEMARSYLAALRTVQPQGPYQLGGWSFGGFVAYEMARQLRAAGEEASHLVLLDTTALRPGPRPRHDDEALLHWFFWELLWLDRGGDSPMPSFPGTLTSLTDKLAFVARAASDAGVLPAGSSTAAVHRLFDLYRANWHAALDYRPEDTRQDLTLIRASQPLPPVLAAMHRTARSRHQDRTNGWSDITSGLLRVIDVPGDHLTLMEEPNVHHTAKTVTDLLTSRSADATRAGQR; from the coding sequence ATGGAAGGTGCGCACGCGGTGAACGATGTTGCAGGGACCTCGCTGACGGCGTATCAGCGGGACATCTGGGTCGGCGCCCGACGCGCGCCGGAGTCGCCGCAGTTCAACTGCGTGCTGTGGGACCGCATCGAGGGCCGTGTCGACCTCGGTGCCCTGCTGGCCTGCGCGGAGCGCGCACTGCGCGGGCACGAGGCGCTTGGGCTGCGCTTCGACGAGTACGAGGGGGCGCCCCGGCAGCGGGTGGCCCCGGAGCCGCTCCGGGTCCGGGTGCGGGACTTCTCCGACGGCCCGGACGCCACCGAGAGGTGCGCCGCGTGGCGGGAGCGTTCGCTGGCGCGCGCCCTGCCGCTGACCGGCGGCGGGCCGCTGGTGGAGGCCACGGTGCTGGTGGAGGGCCCCGAGGTGGTGCACCTGCACATCAAGGCACACCATCTCGTCGCCGACGGCTGGGCGTTCGACCTGCTGAGCCGGCAGATCCTCCAGGACTACCGGCGGCGGGCGCACGGCGACGGACGGCCCGCCCCGGCCGGGACGTCGTCCTACCTCGCCTGGGCCGACGAGGAGGCGCGCTACCGGAACGGCGCGGAGCACGCACGGGACGAAGCCTTCCACCGGCGGGCACTCGACGGCGCGACCCCCGCGCTGTTCACCCGCACCCCGGCCGCCGGCGGGCACCGGGTGCGCCACGCGTTCGTGGTGGAAGGTCCCCTGGTGGAGCGGCTGAAGAGCGCGGGCCTGTCACCGTTCGCGTACGTCGCCGCGGTGCTCGGCAGCTATCTCGCCCGCGTCCACCGCAGTGAGGAAACGATTCTGGGGATCCCTTTCCACAACCGGCCCGCCGCCGGGCAGCACGGCATCGTCGGTCAGTTCGCCAACACCCTGCCGCTGCGGATCGCCGTCGGTGGCACACGCACCGTCAGGGAGCTGGCGGCCGCAGTGCGGGAGACGGTGGACACGCTGCGCCCCCACCAGAGGCTCGCCCTCGGTGACGTCCTGCGCGCGCTGCCCTCGGCCGCGGGGCCTCGGCAGCTGTTCGACGTGACGCTCTCGTATCTGCGCTACGACCGTTCGGAAGGCCTCCCGGACCTCGCCTGGCGCACCAGCATGCTGGCCGTGGGGCACGACACGGACGCCCTGGCCGTGACCGTGCAGGCCTTCGACGGCGTGGCCGACATGCGCGTGGAGCTGGACGGCGCGGGTGACGTGTTCGACGCGGACTTCCCGCTGGCGGCGGCCGCCCGGCAGCTGAAGACACTGATGGAGAACGGCCTGGACGCACTGGACCGGCCCGCAGCGACGGTGGAGATGCTCACCCCGGCGGACCGCGCGGACCTGACCGCGGTGCGCGGCCACGGGCCGAAGATGCCCTTCGCCGACCGGGCCACGCTGCACGGCCTCTTCGAGGCGCAGGCCGCCCGCCGCCCCGACCAGGTCGCCGTGACCGGTCATGCGGGGGAGACGCTCACCTACGCCGAGCTCGACGCGCGGGCCGACCGGGTCGCGCGCGCCCTGCGCGCCGACGGCGTGGGCCGTGACGACCGGGTCGCCGTGGTGATGCCGCGCTGCCCGCAGCTGTTCGTGGCGCTGCTCGGCATCTTGAAGGCGGGCGGCGCGTACGTTCCGGTGGACCCCCGCCACCCCGCCGATCGCGTGCGCTTCCTCCTGGCCGACAGCAGCGCCAAGGTGGTCGTCGTCGCGGACGAGGCACCGCTGACCGGCGTCCCCGACGAACTGCCCGTACGCAGCGTCGGCGATCTGCTGCACCGCGGCGATCTGCTGAAGGACAGCGGCCCACCGGCGGAGCGCACCGGCACGCCTTCACCGACGGCCACGGCTGACGACCTCGCGTACGTCATCTACACCTCCGGCTCGACCGGCCGTCCCAAGGGCGTGCTGGTCGAACACCGCAGCGTCGTGAACCGCCTGGCATGGATGCAGCGGACCTACCCCCTCGGCGAAGGCGACGTCCTGCTGCAGAAGACCCCCATCTCCTTCGACGTATCGGTGTGGGAGCTGTTCTGGTGGGCGATCGAGGGCGCGTCGGTGGCCCTGCTGCCGCCCGGCGGGGAACAGGATCCGCGCGAGATCCTCCGGACGATCGGCCGTCGGGGGATCAGCAAGGTGCACTTCGTGCCGTCCATCCTCGGCCCGTTCCTCGACCTGCTGGAGGAGGAGCCGACGTCGCGGGCGGACGTCGCGTCGCTGCGACACGTCTTCTGCAGCGGCGAGGCACTGCCCGCGGCGCGCGTGGACCAGTTCAACCGGCTCTTCGGGCCCGACCCGGCGGTGCGCCTGGTGAACCTGTACGGCCCCACCGAGGCCACGATCGACGTCTCGTACCACGACTGCCCGTCCGATCCCGCCCACCCCGTGACCCGGGTCCCCATCGGCCGTCCGATCGACAACATCCAGCTGTACGTCCTGGACCCCGCGGGCCTGCCCCAGCCCGTCGGCGTGCCGGGGGAGCTGTGTGTCGGGGGTGTCGGCGTGGCGCGCGGCTATCTGGGCCGCGCCGACCTCACCGCCGAGAAGTTCATCGACGACCCCTTCACCCCGGGCGGTCGCCTCTACCGCACCGGCGACCTCACGCGCTGGCTCGCCGACGGCAGCGTCGCCTACCTGGGACGCATCGACGCCCAGGTGAAGATCCGCGGCAACCGCGTGGAGCCGGGCGAGGCCGCGCGGGCCCTCGCCGACGTCCCCGGCGTCCGTGACGCGGTGGTCGTGGACCACACCACACCCCGCCGCGGCACTCACCTGATCGGCTACTACGTCGCCGAGACCGCCATCCCCGCACAGCGGCTGCGGGACCACCTGGCACAAACGCTCCCCGCCTTCATGATCCCGGCCCGGTTCCTGCGCATCGACGGCATCCCCCTGACCCCCAACGGCAAGGCCGACCGCCGCGCCCTGCCGCTCCCCGAGGCAGACGCGGACCAGGCGGCCGGTGAACAGCCGCTCGACGCCACGCAGGCGGCCCTCGCGGAGATCTGGGCGCGGGTCCTCGACGTCGAGCGCGTCGGCATCCACGACGACTACTTCGCGCTCGGCGGCGACTCCATCCTGATGCTCAAGGTCCGCGCCGAAGCGGAGAAGCGAGGCCTGCGCTTCACTCTCAGCGAGCTGTTCCAGCACCCAACGGTGGCCCAGCTCGCAGCACGCACCACCGCGCACCACGGAGACGCCGACGAGACCGATCCCGAGCCGGAGCCGTTCGCGCTCCTGCCGGAGGCGGACCGCGCGCGGCTCACGGGCGAGGCCGACGCCTTCCCGCTCACCCGGCTCCAGCTCGGCCTGCTCTACCACAGCCGTGAACACGAGGGCTCGGCCCGCTACAAGGACGTGTTCCAGTACACCCTGGACATGCCCTGGCACCACGACGCCTTCCACCGGTCGTTCGACCGGCTGACGGCGCGCCACCCGGTCCTGCGCTCCTCCATGGACCTGGCCGGATTCACCGAACCGCTCCAGATCGTCCACCACCGGCTGCCCGGCGCCCTGGACGTCGCCGACCTGCGGGCCCTCTCCCGCGGTGCGGCCGACGCCGAGGTGCGGCGGCACGTCGAGGAGCGCCGCCACCACCCCTACCCGCTCGACGGGACACCCTTGTACCTGCTGCGGGCCCATCTGCGCGGCACCGGCGTGGAACTGGTGCTGAGCTTCCACCACGCGCTCCTCGACGGCGCCAGCGTGGCCAACCTGCTGCGGGAACTCCTTCAGGACTACGCGCACGAGCTGGGCCTCGGTACCGCACCGGTCCCGGCGTCGACACCGCCCTCACCGGCCGCCTACGCGTACGCGGAGCGGCGCGCCCTCGCCGACGACGCGGCCCGCCGCCACTTCCGGGACACGCTCGCGCACTCCGGACCGCCGCGGATCGACGGCCTCGGACCGCACCTGCCGCACGGGGAGCACAGCGCGGTCGCGCACCGCGCCGACCTGCCCCGGGCCCTGGTCCGCCGACTGCGGGCCGTCGCCGCCGAGCACACCCTGCCCGTGAAGTCCCTGCTCTTCGCCACGCACTGCCTCACCCTCAGCGCGCTGGCGAGCAGCCGGGACATCACCACCGGCCTGATCACCCACGGCCGTGTCGAACGCGCCCACGCCGAGCGCGCCGTCGGCCTCTTCCTGAACACCGTCCCCCTGCGCGTGGACACCGCCCGCGACAGCTGGCTCGACGTGGCCCGCGAAGCCCTGCGGCAGGAGCGTGACAGCCACCCTCACCGCCGCTACCCGCTGAGCGCCGTCGAGGAGCACCACGGCGGCCCGGTCGTGGACAGCGCCTTCAACTACGTGCACTTCCACCAGCTCGCCGGTCTCGCCGAGCTGCCCGGCATCGAGCTGCGGTCACTGCGCACCTGGGAGGAGTCGAACTTCCGGCTCCTGGTGAACGCGGTCACCGAACCCGACGGGAACCACACCTGGCTGCGCGTCGACGCCGACGGCAGCACCTTCTGCGCGGCGCAGGCCGCGCTCTACGCGCAGCACTACCTGGAGATCCTGACGCGCCTGGCGGAAGAGCCGCACGCGAGACCGGACTTCACCTTCCTCGCCGCTCCGGTCCCGTCCACCGCGCCCAAGGCACACCCCAGCGTGGTGGAACGTTTCGCCGAGCAGGTGACGCGCACGCCGCAGGCGACCGCGCTGGTGAGGGGACAGGACCGCTGGAGCTACACCGACCTGAACACCGCCGCCGACCACGTGGCACGACAACTGCGGACGGCAGGCACCCCGACGGGAGCACGCGTCGCCCTCGCCATGGACCGCTCGCCGCACACCGTCGCCGTACTCCTGGGAGTGCTGAAGGCCGGTGCCGCGGTGGTGCCGCTGGACACCAACTACCCCGCACCGCGCCTCGCGGCGATGCTCGCGGAGGCCCGGCCCTTCCGCGTCATCGCCACCGCCCGGCACGCACATCTCGCCGGTGACGTGCCGCTGCTGCCCGCCGGGGACCTCACCCGGCCGCGGCCGGACACCGCCGGACGGCAGCAGGACGGCGAACCCGGGGCGCGTCCAGGACCCGAGGGCACCGCACCGGACTCGGTCGGCGCCGGTGCCGCACGCGGCCGGATCGACCCCGGTCACACCGCGTACGTCCTGTTCACCTCCGGCTCCACCGGCCGCCCCAAGGGCGTCGCGATGCCGCACCGCTCCCTGGCCAACCTCGTGGCCTGGCAGCTCGCGGCGTCCAGCGGCGCGACGGGCGGCTCGACGCTGCAGTACGCGCCGCTGAGCTTCGACGTCTCCTTCCAGGAGATCTTCTCCACGCTCTGCGGCGGCGGCACCCTGCATCTGGTCGGCGAGGCCGAACGGCACGACATGCCCGCGCTGCTGCGCCTCATCGACCAGGAAGGCATCCAGCGCGTCTTCCTGCCCTACGTGGCGCTCCAGCACATGGCGGAGACCTCCGGGGCCCTCGGCCTCGTACCGCGTGGGCTGCGGGTCCTGATCTCCTCCGGCGAGCAACTGCGCGTCACCCCCGAGATACGCCGTCTGTGCGCCGCGCTGCCGGGCGTTATCCTGGAGAACCAGTACGGGCCGACCGAGACCCACGTCGCCACCTCCCACACCATGGCCGGGGACCCGGCGGCCTTCCCCGCGCTGCCGCCGATCGGCGTCTCCGTCGAGGGGGCGGAGGCGCACGTCCTGGACGAGGAGCTGCGCCCGCTGCCCGCGGGGGCGCGGGGCGAGATCCACTTGGGCGGCGCCTGCCTCGCGGACGGCTACGAAGGGCAGCCCGAGCTGACCGACGAGCGCTTCGTCCCCAGCCCGTTCACCCCGTCGGGCCGCCTGTACCGCACCGGCGACCTCGGCCTGGTGCTGCCCGACGGCGGCATCGTCTGCGTGGGCCGCGCGGACAGCCAGGTCAAGGTGCGCGGCTTCCGCGTCGAGCCCGCCGAGGTGGAGCTCGCCCTGCACGAGCTCACCGCGTACCGCGGCCACGTGCGGGAGGCCGCGGTCGTCGCCAGGCAGCGCGAGGGCGGCGACTGCTTCCTCGCCGCGTTCCTGACCGGTGACGCCGACCGCGTCGACCTGGACGCGCTGCGCGGCGAACTGCGGGGCGTCCTGCCGGACTTCATGGTTCCCGCACACCTGGAGTGGATCCCCCGGCTGCCGCTCACCCCCAGCGGCAAGCGGGACGACGCCGCGCTCCGCGCGATGCCCCTCGCCCGGCGCGCCGTGACGCGGGCCCACGCACCCGACGCCCTCGAAGAGGAGCTGACGCGGCTGCTCGCCGACCTGCTGGGGCTGCCCGACGTCGCGCCGTACGACAGCCTCTTCGAGCTCGGCGGTACCTCCCTGACCGCGATGCGCCTCGCTGTGCAGATCGAGCAGCGCTACCAGCTGGTCATCCCCCTGGCCACGCTCGTCGCGGAACCCACCGCGGCCGCGCTCGCGACACGCCTGCGGTCCGGCCGCGCAGCCACCGCGTTCAACCCGCTCGTACCGATCCGTACGGGAGGCTCCCGTACGCCGCTGTTCGTCGTGCACCCCATGGGCGGAAACGTGCTCTGCTACCTGCCGTTCGCCCGGCACCTGCCCGACGACCAGCCGCTGTACGCGCTCCAGGCGGCCGGGACGCACCAGGGCACCGCACCGCTCGACAGCGTCGAGGAGATGGCCCGCAGCTACCTCGCCGCGCTACGCACCGTGCAGCCGCAGGGCCCCTACCAGCTCGGCGGCTGGTCCTTCGGCGGCTTCGTGGCGTACGAGATGGCCCGTCAGCTACGGGCCGCGGGGGAGGAGGCCAGCCACCTCGTCCTCCTCGACACCACCGCCCTCAGGCCCGGCCCGCGCCCCCGACACGACGACGAGGCGCTCCTGCACTGGTTCTTCTGGGAGCTGCTCTGGCTCGACCGCGGCGGCGACTCGCCGATGCCGTCGTTCCCCGGCACGCTCACCTCGCTCACCGACAAGCTCGCCTTCGTCGCCCGCGCCGCGAGCGACGCCGGAGTCCTGCCGGCGGGCAGCTCCACCGCGGCCGTCCACCGCCTCTTCGACCTCTACCGCGCCAACTGGCACGCCGCGCTCGACTACCGGCCCGAGGACACGCGACAGGACCTCACCCTGATCCGTGCCTCCCAGCCGCTGCCGCCCGTCCTCGCCGCGATGCACCGCACCGCCCGCAGCCGCCACCAGGACCGGACCAACGGCTGGAGCGACATCACCAGCGGCCTGCTCCGCGTCATCGACGTGCCCGGCGACCATCTGACCCTCATGGAGGAACCGAACGTGCACCACACGGCGAAGACCGTCACCGACCTGCTGACGAGCCGGTCAGCCGACGCGACGCGGGCGGGGCAGCGATGA
- a CDS encoding transposase, with the protein MITGEPGAGKSRLPGSGRGRRKRTRATGTSSAAYLTTTQHKDATMCRLLTAREDWLTAFRLPAYAPDLNPAEGVWAHLKKSLGHLAAGTTDQLAAPARTRLKRMRYRPALLDGFIAETDLTLAPP; encoded by the coding sequence TTGATTACTGGAGAGCCGGGTGCGGGGAAATCTCGCCTGCCCGGTTCGGGAAGGGGCCGTCGGAAAAGGACCCGAGCCACGGGCACCTCGTCGGCGGCCTACCTCACCACCACCCAGCACAAGGACGCCACGATGTGCAGACTGCTCACGGCCCGCGAGGACTGGCTGACCGCCTTCCGTCTCCCTGCATACGCACCGGACTTGAACCCGGCCGAGGGCGTGTGGGCCCACCTGAAGAAGAGCCTGGGCCACCTGGCCGCCGGCACCACCGACCAGCTCGCCGCCCCCGCCCGGACCCGGCTGAAGAGAATGCGGTACCGCCCCGCCCTCCTCGACGGATTCATCGCCGAGACCGACCTCACCCTCGCCCCACCATGA
- a CDS encoding reverse transcriptase domain-containing protein: protein MQDAETVLNVIRERGRRGLPLERLYRQLFNRELFLLAYGRIYANKGAMTPGVTRETVDGMSLAKIDKIIGALRAESYRWSPARRVYIPKKNGKRPLGMPPWSDKLVAEVVRLLLEAYYDVQFSDRSHGFRPKRGCHTALDEVVSVWKGTHWFVEGDISNCFGSLDHSVMLSTLAENIHDGRFLQLIDRMLKAGYLEDWRWNDTLSGCPQGGIASPILSNIYLDRFDQFIERQLIPDFDRGKRRGKNPAYQNVENRIARAKRHGDWEAMRALRRERRTLPSQDPDDPGYRRLRYVRYCDDFLLGFAGPKHEAEEIKERIRKFLHDELKLELSESKTLLTHATSQAARFLGYEIKAQHGDTKITRNRRAVNGAIGLFVPRDVIRDRCARYMKKGKPALRGPLLHDEDFTIVAKYGSEYRGFVQYYLLAQDVFRLEILRWVMETSMLKTLAGKHKSTVTKMARRYKAAVDTPDGRRTCFQATVQREKGKKPLVARFGRIPLKRQRTAVITDRQPVMATARRNELIHRLLAGQCEICEGRTGLQVHHIRKLADLNRPGRPERPSWVHLMAMRKRKTLVVCERCHQDIHAGRSSTTPSRN from the coding sequence ATGCAGGATGCTGAAACCGTGCTGAACGTCATCCGGGAACGCGGCAGGCGTGGTCTGCCACTGGAGAGGTTGTACCGGCAGCTGTTCAATAGGGAGCTGTTCCTGCTGGCCTACGGGCGCATCTACGCCAACAAGGGTGCGATGACGCCAGGGGTCACCAGGGAAACCGTGGACGGCATGTCCCTGGCCAAGATTGACAAGATCATCGGAGCCCTGCGCGCAGAGTCCTACCGCTGGTCTCCGGCCAGAAGGGTCTACATCCCGAAGAAGAACGGGAAGCGCCCTTTAGGAATGCCGCCGTGGAGCGACAAGCTGGTCGCGGAAGTCGTACGCCTGCTGCTTGAGGCGTACTACGATGTCCAGTTCTCTGATCGCTCCCACGGATTCCGCCCCAAGCGGGGCTGCCACACCGCACTCGATGAGGTGGTGTCGGTCTGGAAAGGAACCCATTGGTTTGTCGAGGGTGATATCTCCAACTGCTTTGGGAGCCTTGACCATTCGGTCATGCTCTCGACGCTGGCGGAGAACATCCACGACGGCCGGTTCCTGCAACTGATCGACCGGATGCTCAAGGCCGGATATCTGGAGGACTGGCGGTGGAACGACACGCTCAGCGGTTGTCCGCAGGGCGGTATCGCATCACCGATCCTCTCCAATATTTATCTGGACCGGTTCGACCAGTTTATTGAACGGCAGCTGATACCGGATTTCGACCGGGGTAAGCGTCGGGGCAAGAACCCCGCGTACCAGAACGTCGAGAACCGGATCGCGAGGGCCAAGCGGCACGGCGACTGGGAGGCGATGCGCGCGCTGCGGCGCGAACGCCGCACCCTGCCGAGTCAGGACCCCGACGATCCCGGCTACCGGCGTCTTCGATACGTGCGGTATTGCGACGACTTCCTGCTCGGGTTCGCCGGTCCCAAGCACGAGGCCGAGGAGATCAAGGAGCGGATCCGGAAGTTCCTGCATGACGAGCTCAAGCTGGAACTGTCCGAGTCCAAAACCCTGCTCACGCACGCCACCAGCCAGGCGGCGCGTTTCCTCGGATACGAGATCAAGGCCCAGCATGGCGACACGAAGATCACCCGGAATCGTCGGGCGGTCAACGGCGCCATCGGCCTCTTCGTGCCCAGGGACGTCATCCGGGACCGATGCGCCCGCTACATGAAGAAGGGGAAGCCCGCTCTGCGCGGCCCGCTGCTGCACGACGAGGACTTCACAATCGTCGCGAAGTACGGGTCCGAGTATCGCGGGTTCGTCCAGTACTACCTTCTCGCCCAGGACGTGTTCCGCCTGGAGATTCTGCGCTGGGTCATGGAGACCTCAATGCTCAAGACCCTGGCCGGGAAGCACAAGTCGACCGTCACGAAGATGGCCCGCAGATACAAGGCGGCCGTCGACACTCCTGACGGCCGGCGAACCTGCTTCCAGGCCACGGTGCAGCGAGAGAAGGGGAAGAAACCACTGGTCGCCCGCTTCGGCAGGATTCCACTCAAGCGGCAACGCACCGCCGTCATTACCGACCGTCAGCCAGTCATGGCAACTGCCCGGCGCAACGAGCTGATTCATCGGCTCCTGGCCGGGCAGTGTGAGATCTGCGAGGGACGAACTGGGCTACAGGTCCACCACATCCGAAAACTCGCCGATCTCAACAGGCCAGGACGACCGGAACGGCCGTCGTGGGTGCATCTGATGGCCATGCGGAAACGCAAGACCCTCGTGGTCTGTGAACGCTGCCACCAGGACATCCACGCGGGACGGAGTAGTACAACACCATCCCGGAATTGA
- a CDS encoding HNH endonuclease — MWVFGSGQYYLHKFKWTRIIRHVAVRSNASKDDPAMQEYWQQRISKRKLPSAERRLVLTLAARQRGLCAGCGLDLIEGAEYQPDDIHDWVNWFSASSRALNVHHVVYRRAGGSDELKNLELRHTACHQQHHAGDHRRDLCQPSQPA; from the coding sequence GGCCAGTACTATCTCCACAAGTTCAAATGGACACGCATCATCCGGCACGTGGCAGTTCGTTCTAACGCTTCAAAGGACGACCCCGCGATGCAGGAATACTGGCAACAGAGGATCAGCAAAAGGAAGTTGCCGTCGGCCGAGCGCAGGCTAGTGCTGACTCTCGCTGCACGGCAACGGGGCCTCTGTGCCGGATGTGGTCTGGACCTGATCGAGGGAGCCGAGTATCAACCAGATGATATTCACGACTGGGTGAACTGGTTCTCAGCATCCTCGCGTGCGCTCAACGTGCACCACGTCGTCTACCGACGTGCAGGTGGCTCCGACGAGTTGAAGAATCTGGAACTCCGGCACACGGCCTGCCACCAACAGCATCACGCTGGTGATCACCGGAGAGACCTGTGCCAGCCCTCGCAGCCTGCTTGA